The following are encoded in a window of Gammaproteobacteria bacterium genomic DNA:
- a CDS encoding transposase codes for MLWLYWWDAIVFLRPACSRTRTFMWFAVCVAGLTVRSERMGVTSIIRALGLQGRFYGNLLDNFHSAGIKLDQMTVLWSRLVLRLFPGLVRVNGRLVLVGDGIKVAKQGKKMPAVKLLHQESESNTKAEYIMGHSFQAVSILSRAANSVFAVPLAARIHEGVVLSNRDRRTLLDKMISLLALTRIEEPYYFVADAYYASQKVVNGLLGEGNHLVTRARSNAVAYRLYPQEGQKKRGRPRKYGDKVKLRSLFGSEESMEEAQSPVYGEKNVTVKYAVHDLLWRPTGSMVRFIIVVHPTRGCCILMSTDTSLSALDIIHLYGLRFKIEHAFKQAVHIIGAFSYHFWMGAMKPLKRRNGNQHLHRESEKYRDGVKRKLKAYHVFVHAGIVSQGLLHYLASCHAQRVWRSFGSWLRTIRPGLAPSELVVSTALRRSLPDFLLVTGSATNFAKFITQRQDIDRMALFRLVS; via the coding sequence ATGCTTTGGCTCTATTGGTGGGATGCAATCGTGTTTCTTCGCCCGGCCTGTTCCCGTACCCGGACATTTATGTGGTTTGCGGTCTGTGTGGCGGGATTGACGGTGCGCTCAGAGCGCATGGGCGTCACGAGCATTATCCGTGCGCTGGGTTTGCAGGGGCGGTTTTATGGTAATTTGCTGGATAACTTCCACAGTGCCGGTATTAAACTGGATCAGATGACAGTATTGTGGTCTCGGCTGGTGCTTCGACTATTCCCTGGGCTTGTTCGTGTGAATGGCCGACTGGTGCTGGTGGGGGATGGTATTAAGGTGGCTAAACAGGGTAAAAAGATGCCCGCCGTGAAGCTGTTGCATCAGGAATCCGAGTCGAACACCAAAGCGGAGTACATCATGGGGCACTCTTTTCAGGCGGTCTCTATTCTTTCCCGTGCCGCCAATAGCGTGTTTGCGGTACCGCTTGCCGCGAGGATTCATGAGGGGGTCGTATTGTCTAATCGTGACCGGCGAACCCTGCTCGACAAAATGATCAGTTTACTGGCGCTAACCCGCATTGAGGAACCGTATTATTTTGTCGCCGATGCGTATTATGCCAGCCAGAAAGTCGTTAATGGTCTGTTGGGCGAGGGAAATCATTTGGTCACTCGCGCCAGATCTAATGCCGTTGCCTACCGGCTGTATCCTCAGGAAGGCCAGAAAAAAAGAGGTCGGCCGCGCAAGTATGGTGATAAGGTAAAACTGAGATCACTCTTTGGCTCGGAGGAATCGATGGAGGAGGCTCAAAGCCCTGTCTATGGCGAAAAAAACGTGACAGTTAAATATGCCGTCCATGATTTACTCTGGAGACCGACCGGCAGTATGGTTCGATTTATCATTGTCGTTCACCCTACGAGGGGGTGCTGTATACTCATGTCAACGGATACGTCGTTGTCCGCCCTCGACATTATTCACCTCTACGGCCTGCGATTTAAGATAGAGCATGCATTCAAACAGGCCGTTCATATTATCGGTGCTTTTTCCTATCATTTTTGGATGGGTGCGATGAAACCACTGAAGCGGCGCAATGGCAATCAGCATCTTCATCGGGAATCAGAAAAGTATCGCGATGGCGTCAAACGAAAATTGAAGGCTTATCACGTTTTTGTACACGCGGGGATTGTTTCTCAAGGACTACTTCATTATCTGGCATCTTGCCACGCTCAGCGAGTCTGGCGCTCTTTTGGTTCGTGGCTTCGAACTATCCGCCCCGGCCTGGCGCCATCCGAGCTGGTGGTATCCACTGCGCTGCGTCGCAGCCTCCCTGATTTTCTCCTGGTTACAGGTTCTGCTACAAACTTCGCGAAATTCATCACGCAACGGCAAGATATTGATAGAATGGCGCTCTTCAGGCTTGTCTCGTGA